TCAATAATAATCAAATCAACGGCCCCATCCCTGAAGATATTGGAAACCTCGAGGACTTGGTTGATTTGGACTTAAGTAGTAACTCGATCAGTGGGAAGATACCatcccaaatccaaaacttgaAGAGGTTAGAGAACTTGAATCTCTCTCGTAACAAACTTTCAGGTGCCATTCATCCCTCGCTTACCTATGACTACAAGTGGACATCCATTGATTTATCATACAATGATTTGGAGGGTCACATACCCTTCGAATTGCAGTTTGAATCTCCCCCGGGGGTATTTGAGCACAACAAACATTTATGTGGAGAAATCAGACACTGGCCACACTGCAAAAAGGGACAAAAAATCACGCTCATCCTTGTTATTTCTCTACTTGCCACCTTGTGCATTGCATTTGCATTTCTTAAATTTCTCCTCCTTCcaagaaagatgagaaaaatgCGACACATGTCAGCAAGCGCAGCAGAAACAAGAAGGGGAGATTTGTTCTCCGTATGGGACTATGATGGAACAATTGCTTACCAAGACATAATCCAATCAACGGAGAATTTTGACATCAAATATTGTGTAGGTGTTGGAGGATATGGCAGCGTTTACAGGGCACAACTGCCATGTGGAAAAGTTGTAGCCTTGAAGAAGCTTCATGGATGGGAAAGGGAGGAGCCCACCTACctgaaaagttttgaaaatgaggCACAAATATTGTCCAAGATACGACATTGAAACATTGTGAAACTTCATGGCTTCTGTTTACATAGAAGAAGCATGTTTTTGGTTTACCAGTTCATGGAACGGGGAAGCTTATTTTGCATGTTAAGCCATGAAGTTGAGGCTCTAGAGTTGGATTGGACTAAGAGGCTGAATGTTGTCAAAAGTATTGCCCATGCTTTATCTTACATGCATCATGATTGTTCCCCACCCATCATTCACAGGGACATATCAAGCAATAATGTCCTCTTGAATTCACAACTTGAAGCTTCTGTATCAGATTTTGGTACCGCTAGACTACTAGATCCTGATTCATCCATTCAGACTCTTCTTGTAGGCACTTATGGGTATATTGCACCAGGTAAGATTACATGACTAGCTCCttgttttcctattttaattttactctATCAAGATAAcgattttatcaaatttattttatttattaaattaattgcTTTAATTACATGTATCTAGACCTTTTCCAACACCAACCAAATGGTAATATAATGTTACGATGTGTATCTTTTTCAATGTCCACCCTTCCATTTTGAAgaatgcattaataaaaattttttttttttgacagaGCTTGCCTACACCATGACTGTAACTAAAAAATGCGATGTGTATAGTTTTGGAGTGGTGGCACTTGAGACAATGGTGGGGAAACATCCAAGAGAAGTTATCACTTCGTTGTCTTCCTCCTTAGGTCAAGATATATTGTTGAGGGATGTATTAGATCCACGCCTTGCACTTCCAGAAAACCCACAAGTTGCTAAAGATATAGTTTTTGTGGTGTTTTTGGCACTTAAATGCATCCATTCAAATCCACAATCCCGTCCAACAATGCAACAGATATCCTACAAGCTTCTTGGTGAcattccatttcctaaattgCCATTTTATGCAATTTCACTTTATGGActaaattatgaagaaaatgtaatttaaaaaatgatagatgATATACAAAGTGAGTTTTCTGTGTTTTGATGTTACTAATAtgtgtttattattttgttgttgaCAATTCCTTAGACTATTGTAAAAGGCATATTCTTTATCATGTGTGGTAATTATCAATAATCCATgtctttatgtttttctttagaAAGTTATAATGGCATAgcattaattaacaaaaatattgcaTTGAATCACATTTTTTCctagaaaattaattaaggatGTAATTGTTGATGCTAATTTGGGTCATTGTGAATTCTTAAGTTATGGAATTACTAAAAAATTCTCTTAAATCCTTTAATTGTACATTAATAGCAActagatttggattttttttttataaaaaaatcttctttgCTTTCATGGATTTGTTTATTTACCTGATATTTAGAGGTAATagtgcaagaaaaaaaaaaaagactattttCCAATTAATGGTCATCAAGGAATCactacaaaattgtttttttttatttgtatttattctgaaattgaaaaaaaccGTAAAGGGCTAAAAGACCCACACTCAGGTAGAGATTTCCTTTTGGCTTCTTGGCTTGCTTTTGGGTACTCAacatttccatttattttgatGGGAATCATAATccattttcatgatttatactatttaagtaatttaattCCAATGTCACATCTGTTAGATAAATAAATACCCAAACTATCTTTGAATCTTATCATATACATATATGGTCTTATATTTGACTATATGCTCTTTGAAAAATGCATTCTATAAGATTTAAATGGGTGAAATACCCCATTTACTAGTAATTAAACTCACGGTAAGCttccttcaaaatttctaaGTCTTACTTGAATACTTGCCAAAATTTTCCGATGTGAACACATTGAAtgagttttggaaaataaagGCATGCCTCTATCCAATGAATCCATGTCTTTAATCTTTGGTGCCCCCACCACCCTCATCCTTGAAGGATGAGCTTATCCCCACTTGCAAAATGTTCTACAAGTCAATTTTATTCTATGATGCTTatacttatgttttttttttttttttactttagcAATCATAATGACTATAAATTCCTTATAACACAGTAGAAGAAcgatattttcaagaaaagttTAGAGGCTCTTTTATGGCTTATAatcctttattattttacttcaaaataaatatattcttttaatttatgttatccTACTATTTTATTGTACCCTTggaacattgaaaaaaaatgataatcaatgtatatatattttgaataattagtTTTCATTTaggataatttcttattttttattttaattagaaattaaagTTGAAgtcaaaattacaatttttttttaaaatttagtatgataaaaaatttgttaaaaataaaagaacttttatataaaccaaaataaagcttttacaaagaataatattttggttccttccatatatttctttttaagtcaaatttttttctaagtgttttaaaatataaatatatggtttaaaattttcatcctcCTGTGAAATTCAAGTTATTGAAAGGAGAGTTCTTgtgtttatatttgaatttttttttttttttaagagaaaaaactcaagaaattagaaaaaaaaaaaaaaaaaaaaagaaacctaaaaTCCATAATCTAACTTGGATCGCGACTTGATCAAAAGTTTTACATACAAGTAGACCCATGAAGACTTGCTTGACTTGCTATGCTTCCGGGAAGAGTCTTGGAccaatatttcattataaaaattgtaaattggTGGAATATGCCTATACTTGTTATTAATTAAGCTCATggtaaaatttcttaaattttccaaaGTCTTCCTTGACTTGCCAATTTTCTAAAGTGGGTCACATTTTTACACATTGAATGGCTTTTGTAAAATATAGGTCATATTTGTATACTTTGGTATACTTTGGTGCCCACAGAGTCGCCTATTGATGTTTCCACACTAAATCCATATGAGAACAAAAAGGATGCAATCACTCAAGTGTGGaaatctttattttctcttaaatctATTCCTTTATTGTTATGTGATGTCTAAAAGTCTTCTATTATTGAGCGTAAATAACAagttatttggaaaatttttcaaGACCCATCATAAATGTTGACTTGAGAATTTTCTGAGTGTAAAACGATTTAGAAAATCGCATTATGAATGGGTCCTTTACAATTTATTTGacccataaaaaattattctccttTATCTGAATTCTCCTTCACCTAAATTGACATTCCAAAGTGTCCATATTCCTAGCTTTATTCAATGAAGACCTGATATTCATCTTGGCCTTTGATAGAAGACTTAAGATCTACGAGCTCTCTGATATCATATTAAACTAACAATTTGACATAAAGTATAGGTCAACAATTTATGAAACATCAGTTACCACACTATTTGGGGTTACAATCACTTCAGTTTTCAAATGAGTCGTCATATTTTCTAAACTATTCTTATTGGATATGCCTATTTGATacaaatcataaatatatagcACTAAAAAGAATCAGGAATTTAGATGAAAATATGCTGAATGGATTTACTATTAAAAGGATTCATAGTTACAAATATGCTAAATAGTCATTAAAATGCAATTagtttcttgtttggttttgttttgtgttatttttttcttcttgaaaagTATACCAAAGAAGACTTACTTGACTTGCTAGGCTTCCCGGAAGAATTGGCTTAGACACCAATGTCACATTATAAAGTGGTGGTGGCGGGACGTATGAAGTGAGACAAATATCAAATGGGAAAAATGGAGTGTGTGGTATCTAGTGTTGTGGGGCTGCTGGTGATGGTGCACACGGTGGTATTTTGCGAGCTTTTGCCATcaagttaaagaaaatattgttgcATTAATCTTTATGGTCCCAACCATAGGTCATGACTTTAACATTATATTTGGTCCATTAAaagtactaaaaataaaaaattaaagaaaatgattttctcttattaggttttattatagaaaatatgaagaaaataaaatttaattaaaattagtaaaaaaaacttatatatttttaaattatttaatttttatgtaaaataattaaatagataaaatgagtttgaaatatgatataaaaataatatattgactttaaatttatttttatttttttcatttattttattttattttatttatttttatatattttccctcaaacttttagaaaaccaaatataacctaaaaaaattataattttttcacaaaaacaaaaaaagagaagaaaaagaaaggggaaacTTCCAACAATTATCCAAGAGAAACATAactggtaaaaaaaaaagagagagaataatCATACACCTTTGGAATCGTAATACCAATCTCTTGCAGGTGAAATATCACAGTCATCATCATTGTCACCTCTTTCCTCATCACCTTGTTTCTTGCAGTCTCCATCCTTGGGCTTCTTTTCCTTCAGAGGAAGAAAAGCAAACTTCAACCAGAAGCATTGGGTATCATGTGAGAGAGAAATTAGATTCAGAAAATTATCTTCATTGGAGGATGAGTTTATGTCTCTATCTAATGAAGTATTCTTTGGTGCCACATGGTCACCCATTGATGTCTGAAATATATGAGAACCAAAAGCTGCTATTATTAAAAGGTTGATATGGAGAAATTTATCTTCTCTCACATCTATCGTTTTGTTTGACCTGTAAGGTTCCTACACGTCCCACATGGTTTAGAAAGTTgggtatttataatttatttgaccCACCTAACAATCTTCCTCCCTGAATCCTCATTGACTCAACTTGGCCTACCAAACTAACGTCTATCCATACCCTTTACCTTCTTCAATGGAATCCAAATATTCACCCAATCTTTGTTGCCTATCCTCATATTGGACTACATATGTTAAGAGATACCAATAAAATACATATGTCCACCACCAATATCCTAATTAATTGactatgaaataaataaataaaaattatatatatgactAGCAGCTAATTTGGCCATGATCAATATTTTGCTTTGATCATGCAAGGGATGTGCAGAAGAATTTCATCACTTTTTACTTTGATCAATTTTTACATTTGggtattttatgaatttataatatatttggtTAGTTGGATAAggtaagatatttttagataatatatccAATACAAAGAATATTTCAACATATTATATGCTTTATTTCTCTAGTTGACACCTTGATACATACCAATTAGTTATAGAGGTTGGACTTGAGATTTGATTTCAATTATATGATGGTTGTTTTCAATGGtcaacattattatttttcatagaaatTGCTTCCTCCGTTCCCATTCCCTTCCCTTTTTCTGGACCACAGGTGGTAGCTGGGTTTTATGAATATCAGTTACCCTAATATTTAACCTTACTTTTGGTCACTTTGTGGAAATTTCAGTTCTCAAATGAGccttcatattttaaaaattgttcttgttAAGTATGGCTATTTGACACTTGGAAATAGAAATGTTAATCATAAGTAGCATTTTAAATTAGGTCAAAGGTGGTGTACAAGAGGTGAAAATCAAGAATTTAGATGAAGATGTAAATGTTGAATGGAATATGAAAGGATTGATATGAAAGGTTGTTTTTGtgtatttccttttcctttaaatCAAGGAATAATGTCTCCTTATACCATCCACGGAATGAGTCGTCAGAATCATTAATAGAttggatttgaatttgattAATGTATATCAAAAAATTAGTATACTCACTAATTCAAATTATTACATATAATCCTTTAGTATTTTActtgaaaacaaatatattctttttatttatggtATTCTACTATTTTATTGTACCCTTggaacatttaaaaaaaaaaaggatatataaattttgaacaattatttttcatttgggATAACTTCCTATCTTTGGttttaattagaaattaaatttaaagtcaaaattataatttttgaaaggaCAATATTAgtataataaaagttttattaaaaataaaaaaaaacttttatataaaccaaaataaagcttttacaaaaaacaatatatattttcattgcttctatacaatttttttttttaagtgataaaccctttaaacaaaattagtgagagctgaaaaaaaaattttaacttctTAGAAATTGTTCCAAATAGACCTAAATCTTGAATTTGATATCTGAAAATTTGAGCTCAatgaacaaattttaaaaccaattgAAATCCTAATAATGGTTgtgtaaacaaaaaatatggcttttatcctaattatatatctacatgatttatttttaacttatcttTGATAAACATAATCATTTACTACTtcattaattcatatttttttttatttttttcaagtgaaCGTTAATAACTAATTTCTTTttggatataaaattatatattagaaTGAAAATGATGCTAGCCGTGGTTGAAAAGTTAAGGTACATGTGGAAATTTGTGTGATATCCGATAGTCTTGCATT
Above is a genomic segment from Vitis riparia cultivar Riparia Gloire de Montpellier isolate 1030 chromosome 14, EGFV_Vit.rip_1.0, whole genome shotgun sequence containing:
- the LOC117929958 gene encoding MDIS1-interacting receptor like kinase 2-like produces the protein SLRLVWHNLQQGGTCHCSLYRASGELSKLKFSSFSSLRTINLHDDRLSGRIPHQIGTLTKVIYLHLSCNELSGSIPDQITTLTKLTYLDLSRNELSGSLPPQINTLTNLNYLNLSHNELNGRIPQQIGTLIRLTHLDLYSNELSGSIPDEIDTLTELAYLDLSNNVLNGSIPHQLGALAKLTYFDLSWNELSDDIPSSFGHLSNLISLCLNNNQINGPIPEDIGNLEDLVDLDLSSNSISGKIPSQIQNLKRLENLNLSRNKLSGAIHPSLTYDYKWTSIDLSYNDLEGHIPFELQFESPPGVFEHNKHLCGEIRHWPHCKKGQKITLILVISLLATLCIAFAFLKFLLLPRKMRKMRHMSASAAETRRGDLFSVWDYDGTIAYQDIIQSTENFDIKYCVGVGGYGSVYRAQLPCGKVVALKKLHGWEREEPTYLKSFENEAQILSKIRH
- the LOC117929959 gene encoding MDIS1-interacting receptor like kinase 2-like, which encodes MERGSLFCMLSHEVEALELDWTKRLNVVKSIAHALSYMHHDCSPPIIHRDISSNNVLLNSQLEASVSDFGTARLLDPDSSIQTLLVGTYGYIAPELAYTMTVTKKCDVYSFGVVALETMVGKHPREVITSLSSSLGQDILLRDVLDPRLALPENPQVAKDIVFVVFLALKCIHSNPQSRPTMQQISYKLLGDIPFPKLPFYAISLYGLNYEENVI